The genomic interval GGCTTGATCCTTTTGAAAATAGATTATACACCAATTTTAAATTCATCGGAGGTAactgtaattgcattttatacaaTATTCCAATACAGTGAGTGCCACCATAATATAACCTGTAAGTCTGtaagtttctgtgtgtgtgtgtgtgtgcgtgcgtgcgtgtgcatgcgtgcgtgcggaCACTATCAAAACAAGAAATCCTGCAAGCAGAAAATGAGGTTTGGAGCATGTGGTGAGAACATCCAAGGGGACTTCGAATTGAAGAGCTTTTTTTGTACTGGCTTCTAAGgtcaaaatcataaaaaataattaatctgaAGTTATTGTACATATACCTTCTCAAACCATTGGCTCTCAAATGGAAGCTTTGGGTAGACAAGCTTTCTTCATAAtttataatacaaaatacagGGCTTACAGAAAGGTGATCTATCTTAATGGAATGAGTAAAAATAGTGCTAATAGCTGATAAGCGCAGAGTCGACTTAATTACCCATGAATCCTCTTCATTAAATAACTTCTGCATTGATTTAATGCGGCTGCTAGCTCGTTCTAGTTCTGATCTAAGGTCAGTACTTATCAGGTTTGGAGACTAAATTAGTTTTTATAGCATCTGAAGACGCCAATGGGAGTATGACTGGGgcacaaatttcacaaaatgactCTTAGTTCACGATATTAGCTATGCATGAATTATGCATGAATAACACGTCCCGGGAATCTTGACATAATTTTACAATGTTTAATCAGTTCTCCCCTCTGCTTCATTGTGTCTCTGCTGAGAATTAATGCTTTACAGGAGTGCTGAAGTGCAGGCACACAGTACTCTCAATGCTCAATGTTGATCTACATTCAAGTTAGAGCAACAGCAATGCCAATATTGTTACAAATTTTAACAAAGCATTTCTTTCACCATTAGATTTTGGTTACCTGCTGCAcataaattcataaacaacttcaatATAACACTGTATGTTATTAAAATGACTATTAAAATGGATTCTAGCCACCCATACAGTTTGTACAAATTACAGGACAttttatgcatagtccccccatttcaggataccataatgtttgggacatttggcttcacatgtgttttttgttttgtcagatGTGTTCAATTACTTCCTAAGTGCAAGAgagttttcagtatctagtcttgattctcgtcttctgattgcctttggagtctgtcaTTGGAGCCTGAGGATgacagttgtgccaatgaaagtctaGGAAgacattatgaggctgagaaatataaggaataaaaaaatggtCAGAGACATAGACCAAACCTCAGGCTAACCAAAACCAACAGTACCTCATGCTTTAtatatgaaaaccaaaaatacattgccaatttccacatttttcatctcaattctcaaaaaaaattatcttgtGAAGTGTCACGCAGGCATTCAGTgatgtaactttttaaaaatgtttattttgagtctttcctctcacagtcctaGTATGGAGGTATATTTGTAGCAAATGTTGCAAATCTGTAGCATGGATTCACAAACCTATcaatggtttcacaaatctgtagaatggatgCACAAACCTTTAAATGCGTTCAaaaatctgtagaatggattcacaaatctgcTTTCCCAAATTGTTATTCATGTCGGCACTAATGACGTATGTATGAGACGATCAGAGGTCACGAAAAGTCATTTTGAGTCTGTGTGCTTGATGGAAAACATGATGTCTTGGTCAGTAGTGTGTTCTGGTCTCAACCATATTCGGTGCAGCGATGAAATCTACAGCAGATTATTGTCATTAAATCACTGGTTAGCTGAGAGCCGTGCCTCAAACGATGTGGGTTGTATAAATAATTGGCAAAGTTTTTGGGGCAAGCCTGGTCTTGAGATGGTGTTCACCCATCCTGTTCCAGCCAATGCTCTTCTCTCTAGAAACATAGCCTCTAGTCTGAATTCTCAAGATTGACTGTTCTGAGACCTggccttcccaaaactgcaAACTAGATTGTGCCTTATTGAGACTGCATCCGTCTCCCGTATTCCAAATAATTATAATTCTAAAATTCATAAAGTTTACCACAAAAAACATCCATATCAGACAAAGCATACTGCtgtttattccatttatttattccataaTATTGGGACTGCTAAACATTAGATCCCTTAACTCCAAGGCAGCTCCTGTGAACAAACACATCTTTGTGTACTGTCTTGATGTATTATGTCTCACTAAAAGATGGCTAAAAGTGGATgtgaactattttttttaactaattcTCTCTAGTTGGTTTCATATATAGTGGGATAAGCTGCTACTTACAATTACCTTATTCAGGCAATTccaaaatatgattaaaaatgggatttttttcaAGTGCTAGTCATGAACTTTTCTCAGCTTGATGATGTTAGGAACTGCCTTTTTTCTCAGCCTGTTGCCCTGGTGACTGTCTACAGACCTCCTGGCCCATACTCTGGCTTTTTCACAAGCCAAATTTACAGGTTAATTTTTTCAAACTGttaatttcagcaaatgaataGTAATTATGCCTTAACATTTGTAGAAATATGTCATGTTTAAGTTTCTACCCTGCTGAGGTTAAGAGATTCAACAAAACAGGCCATTTGGGGGTGCCCAAAATATCATAaaactgtgtgtttatatataatgtaaatatgtaaatatactgCATTCACAAATAGAATGCCCTTGTTTTGCTCGGTATTAACGGGTTGGTTATGTTTGTCTTTCCCCCTCGCTGCTATGGCCATCTGTCTGTCCATATTGTGCTCCCTCCCGTGGTGTGGCGCCCTGTCAGACCTCTCTTTCAGCTTCCTCCTCGCTGTGCTAGCGCTGTGCGGCCTGGGCTTGCTGGGGTTCTGCGCCTTCGCCTCCTGGAAATTGTGCTGGGTGCCCTGGCGCAGCAAGGCCCTGTCCtctagctccgcccccctcgcccccgccgcGTCCCCCGCAGGGGGCGGAGACGACCGCTCGCCCCCGCTGACCGCCCGCTGCTCGGACGCCATGGCGACCGAGAAGGCCAAGGACCCCCTGGCCTCCGTCAGCTTCCTGGAGGCGGCGGTGAAGATCAGCCACACGTCGCCCGACATCCCCGCCGAGGTGCAGCTCTCCATGCGCGACCACTTCCTGCGCCGCACCCAGCGAATGCAGCGCCAGACCACCGAGCCGGCCTCCTCCACCAGGTCAGCCAATCCCGCGCGCtagagaagggggtggggtttaaaGTGAAGCACTCCATTTCATCATCTCTAACACTGCAATCAGGGATAAATATCAGGCAAAAATGCACTAAAATGCATTCTATAATAGAAAATACATCACAAAAAGGACTAGCAGTATGTATAAGAATTCATAATGACAAGAGCAGGCTGGTCAGCACTTTTAAGCTTGTCATTCACATACAGTCTAGTGAGTATCCAGCACTGCGTCAAGTGCATCATGCAGAGACTAACACAGGGTAGCAGGCTACCATCCAGCTGAAATCATgtatttgaaattttattttaaactgttggAGTTTAATCGTTTGTGTTTCTGATTCTGTCCAGCAAATTTGCgctttcaaatacaaaaaacaaaagaaaactaacaaaaaaaacaaaacaaaaaaaaaacaagcataattTAAATGCACGTTTAAAATCTTTCCAGGTAAATCTCATCGTGCACAACGTGGCCAGCAGCATCTCGTTTTTGGGAGGAAATGAGTCGGGTCTTCCTCCTACCAGTTCAGGAGCTTTAGTGTTATTTCCCCCTAAGCTGTTTTGTTGGTGCTTGATACCAATTACAGAAAAGTAACAAATTTTTGCCGTTGCCAAGGATTGCTTCGCTGTTTAGTGGCCGTTATGGTCACGCACAGGTCCTAAACAGTGGGAAAGAAACCTCTTTGTAAGAGGAGAAAATTAAAGTAGCGGGCGAGGCAAATCGATCTCCGCAGGCAGAATTTCATCTCAGATGAACGTAACGTTTCGCCATACCTGCAAAATGAGTGAATATCCGTGGATTCAATCTGTAATTGTGTATAATTTTGGTATTATATAACGCTTCGTATTAAGAATAACAATATTGGGCCGTGAGCCCGAGTGCCCTCTTTGTATGGAAGGTAATAAAGACCACTGGGaacaaggcattctgggaacaAATCACTCTGATGTTCCTAAGGCCTCTCTGGAGAGCAGCAAATCTAGCAAAGCACTAAAATAATTGttcttatttcttatttgtCAAGCATTTTTATTCCCTTATTACCAGTTTATGCGATGATATGGGTACAGAATGTCTTTAATGatacttttttaaaaggccATTATTTGCTGGATTTttagtgttgtgttgtttgcCTGAGAGAGAATACCTGTCGCTGTGGAGGGAGaaattggagggggggggggggggaatcagctTGAAGCTGCAACAGCTGAGTAGCACCCAGGACTCTGACCCATGATGCTTTGGGCACGTGTCCAGCACACAAAATCATGATTCACATGAACCActttcctctctgtttcccttcgttctctccccctctttctcttccctgcattccctcctctctcgcttttatttgttttgttttgtttactctcttcctttttctcccactctttctctttttctctctgaccctctcttcctttccctctgcCCCCCAACGCCCTCTGTGTAAACCATTCTCTCCCCTTCAGGCACAGCTCTTTTAAGAGGCACCTGCCCAGGCAGATGCAGGTGTCCAGCCTGGACCTGGGGAACGACTACGTGGACGTGGACCTGGACGAGCAGCCGACCAGCATCGGCCGCATCAAGCCCGACCTCTACAAGCAGAAGACGCTGGAAACGGAGGAGGCGCCCGAGAACGGCGGCAAGACGTGCGGCAAGATCAACTTCTCCCTCAAGTACGACTACGAGAACGAGGCCCTCATCGTCAACATCCTCAAGGCCTTCGACCTGCCCGCCAAGGACTTTTGCGGCAGCTCCGACCCCTACGTCAAAATCTACCTGCTCCCCGACCGCAAGCGCAAGTTCCAGACGCGCGTGCACCGCAAGACCCTCAACCCCACCTTCAACGAGTCCTTCCAGTTCCCCGCCTCCTACGACGAGCTGGCCGTCAGCAAGCTCCACCTCAGCGTCTTCGACTTTGACCGCTTCTCCAGGCACGACATGATCGGCGAGGTGATCCTGGACAACCTCTTCGAGGTGTCGGACCTGTCCAGGGAGACGTCCATCTGGAAGGACATTCAGTACGCGACCACCGTAAGAGGCTTCTTTACTGTTCCTTTCCTTGACACCGCGAGCTCCACCTGGCTGCTTtctagggatgtatccgaatccgaatactgtattcgggaaagcacgaataatgcaatggaaacagatatttcttctacccgaagttgcttgttattattcggattcggaaagaaaaaaaaattctcatagcctctatctaacgttacacgggcagagagagagagagagagagagagagagagagagagagagagagagagcataccagttacacacaccaacaaacttgCCACTGAGCCACTGCActgcaaaacgtttaataaataagttctatgcgtcagccattatgtttcttcaaatcgattcatatcattgtggatggccactaGATTAAAAAAATGCCCATTCAGTTTGCAACATGGGACTtcgatttcactaactagttgTTTCATATACtatacattattgaaaagtgatcgctatattctgtagtcgcccccaccgagtcagcgcacagcaggcagcgggctgagTGCTGACCATTCCCGGCTATCAAtcagggaaactctcgcatcgaggagggggtgcgggagctagcgagacacaagcctggtgtggcagctggatttcatttatttgcaacAATTTCAATTAGAAGGATGCTTACCTATATGTTGTGTCTTTGtggaacaacaaaacaacagcatttAATAGTATGTTTGACGTAAACATAAACCGTATGTAGGTGTATTTAGAATAGAGAAATTGTTACAGAGAACAGTACAATGTACTGTTCTGAATGCAGTCTGAGTTTACATAGGAAAATGTTTTCTACAATAAGTGCAAACAagtatttgttttcctttttcccaaATCAGATCACATGCATAGGAAGTACAAAGAGCATGTACGGAAAATGCATATTATGAGGACGGAAATTGTTTTAGCATTCAGACAAACCAGacacatttgaatattaaaagactttttttaaattgcatgagAAACTATTTACGTATTGTCTTTCATTAGTAAGGACTTCAAAGCTATAGCTGTTGTTTCATGCGGCCTCCTAGTGATTCCACAAACAACTAACTGGTTTGATGTCTACTGAAGCTAGAGTCCTTTAGCAAATACGATTTaggtttttaaatgctttttgttgttaCAGTCCACAGTTTTGCTGACTCGTGGTATACTGCTGTTTCTCCCGCTGCCATTCTGAGTGCCAGTAACACAGCGGCCAGTCAAACTTTGTACATTGTGCAGTGAATCTGACAGATTTGACTTATATCAATGTTGTTATGGTTATAATCAATGCAAATAGTTATTATAGTTTTAATAGGTACAATATGTTCTGTACCAGAATGATCATTATTGGAAAGTTGGTTTTGAATGTTTGAAGAGGTACTGTAGGTGCCATTCTCTTTTGTAAGTACCCTTACCTGTCCAAAGCCTGGCTGCTCCATTAGTCCAGTCTGCTTTGATGAGGTGTTTCTCCTGATACAGAGTTAAATTGCTTTGGCCCAGTGTGTCCTTTGTCTTATTAGCAATAGCCCAGTACTGCTCCAAACAATCCCTGCAATGCAGGAAAGGTTATGAAGAGCCAATTTAGAGCACCAGTCTACAGCACACATTGAGCTGTTATCTGCTTAAGCCTTTCCTccatgaaacatttattttcagtcacaGCTGTACTGCCCAGAACCTCCAGAGAACAGCACAATCTATTTTAATCAAtcactggttaaaaaaaaaacttacaataaataatgtgtGAATGTAAAGGCAGGATGTTAATTAAACATTAACTAAGAAGAATTACATGTAGATACtgataagttttatttttgcaatataaCAGAGATTATCAGACTTAATTATCAGATTTAATCTGTATACTTCATGATTCTAAATCACAAACGCCAGATATTCTGCTCTGCTATGACAGCCTATAACTAGGGACACAAGTTTATCTCGTATTACAATCAAAATCCTCATGGGGCACTGTAGGCGTTGGATTATACAATTAGTGACAAATTGTGACTTTCATAAAAGCAATTCGATTAGATAATACACCAGATAGAGGAATGAATGTGAAATCGATGGAATATCAGACACAAAGAAAGGCCGAggtatatttttcacatttgcttGCAGGGAAAATTTGCATCCAATTTAAGGTTGACACTGCAAATCATGATGTTGTAAATTACTGCTCAGTTGTGGATACCATCAAAAAATGCCTGTCTTTGGGGTTGATTTCAGTAACGTAACTGTATTTGTCTCGGATAATGTAAGGTACACGTTGAATGAAACTCTCAAATGCTTGATACCAAATGAAGTTCATTTAACTTGCAATGATCACATTGCAGCACTCGCGAATGGGCTGGCAATTTCCCAGTTGTTGATAATTTTTTTGGGAGTAGTCAACATTTTATTGCCCATGCATAAGGCTGTGTaactatgcatgtgtgtgatagagCTAGGTTCAGGCATGGCAAAATGATATTGAGCAGCTGGTGCTCTGGTCTACTGCATCAATCCCAGTACTTCAATTTCCAGTCCAGATTTTCGGACCTGGAAAAACACCTCACACCAAATACTGCTGTGCTGCACAGAAAAGAGGAATAAAAACGTTACTGCTCAACTCAAAAATATCACCTGTACATCTGCATTTCCATGCACTGAAAGCAGCCTGTGACCAGTGTTAGAAGATCGCTAACATTGTCTTTGTCTGTGATTAAGTATTGTCAATTGATGTAGATTACTGGGGAGGGGCAATGCGAtaattgactgattgactgGGGCTTTATCAACTCCTTGCTGTGGGATGACTGGATTGCAGTGAGAAAACTGCCATTGATAAACTGGTGTCCCTAACTATAACCAGTTATCCGCATGCACCTCAACTACCAATGCGAAAGCATATTCCCCAGTGTATGAAGCAAAGGGGGCACACTAATAAtactcttgtttattttgtattgataAAATGACCACTCTTTATCCATATGTTTGAAATATACCTTGTAAAAGATCACACTAAGTATTCCATTTTCCTTCAAGAAGATTTTAGTTAAAAAGATAATGCTCAGACTGCAGCATGAAACACTAAATGTTCATTAatcctttctgtttgtttgtttgcattaatGCTCTACAACAGCAAACAAGCTGAGGAGTTTTAATTGGAttttcttaattaaaacccATTGGCTTTTTGTAGCGGCCGTGGGTCATTCGTGGAGGCAATATTATACTCCACTCGAGAACGAGAGAATCTGAACTTAAATCCCTACAACAGCTGTGACCAACGTATTCACCTGTGCCGAATATCGCTGTGCAGCACTCCAAACGCCTCTGTGCCCCACTTATCAGCCAGAACGGCGAGTCGGAGAGACCGTTCAATAACGCTGTAGTTATTGCTAAAATGGCAGAAAGCAGTTTGGTCTTTGCGCGGCGCGGTAATTTCATCGAGTTGAGGTGATTTGCCGCGGCAACGCAAAGCGGACCGTCCGGTAATTGCCGTAATAAAGTAGCCATTGACGGTGACACGCCTGGCAAAGCGGAAGAATCACTTCTTAATGAGAAAAGGAGCCGCGGTTGTTAGCACCCACTAGATTCAGAGGCGCCCCAGCTGAGTAAGAACACTTTTACAGCTGTTGGGTGTTTAATGAACTGAGCAGAACAATAGACGTATTCACGAGTAGTTAAGTGGAGTTATCACTGGTGAATTGGAAAAAGAAATCGTTTTCTCCtatcagaaatacattttgccaGTTGaaggcctatatatatatatataatgcaatattttttttaattctaacttttgatttttttgggtTATGAAGGTAAGCAAATTAGGTACTATGCCATTAAATATGTGCTAATTTGATAATTATGCTGATCACTTCCTGGACTCAGTGGATGAAGTCAGTGATTGTTTTATTGCTTATTTACCGTGTGGTAAATAGCTGAATTGTTGATATTCAATGAACTcatttgtttatgaaaatgaaaatgtcaaaaggCTATCAGCAAAG from Anguilla rostrata isolate EN2019 chromosome 11, ASM1855537v3, whole genome shotgun sequence carries:
- the LOC135234541 gene encoding synaptotagmin-6-like, with the translated sequence MKRLKTAENASGSMNPAGKENDMFCQKAVALIVDLCLQNSAFLDSDTCQDYLLLLRNPSPGHKETDLSFSFLLAVLALCGLGLLGFCAFASWKLCWVPWRSKALSSSSAPLAPAASPAGGGDDRSPPLTARCSDAMATEKAKDPLASVSFLEAAVKISHTSPDIPAEVQLSMRDHFLRRTQRMQRQTTEPASSTRHSSFKRHLPRQMQVSSLDLGNDYVDVDLDEQPTSIGRIKPDLYKQKTLETEEAPENGGKTCGKINFSLKYDYENEALIVNILKAFDLPAKDFCGSSDPYVKIYLLPDRKRKFQTRVHRKTLNPTFNESFQFPASYDELAVSKLHLSVFDFDRFSRHDMIGEVILDNLFEVSDLSRETSIWKDIQYATTESVDLGEIMFSLCYLPTAGRLTLTVIKCRNLKAMDITGYSDPYVKVSLICDGRRLKKKKTTIKKNTLNPTYNEAIIFDIPPESMDQVSLLISVMDYDMVGHNEIIGVNRVGCSAEGLGRDHWNEMLAYPRKPIAHWHPLLEPKKSEKEWKGRTASFDSQGSCPSPKPPSSP